From one Candidatus Methylomirabilota bacterium genomic stretch:
- a CDS encoding four-carbon acid sugar kinase family protein has translation MAVTIIADDLSGACDAGALFAGRGPVGVFVAPELPDGRWPAAAVDTESRALPPAVAASLVRRAVDGIEARLGGGHIFKKLDSTVRGPVAAELDALMGASGATTALVCPAFPAQGRTVRDGVLSVFGQPAHESPTGRDPDYPGPTSDLVEILSSTSGRPVSLLPLPVSLITLKEVRGPLEELARALAMRTGLVVADAEVDQDLDALALAAIDLPGVLLAGSAGLAGAAARAWGFAAPAPPAPAPGGWLVVAGSRHPATRAQVDALEASGSAGARLDAAGEPDLAKVVAALRAGKPAFLSINARLEGAARDIAGRLAGAVKTVLAEVSPALLVLTGGETAHAVMRALAARRLELSGAPSSGLALGRLVVDSTSTIPILTKAGGFGAPDLFVALARGPA, from the coding sequence ATGGCTGTCACGATCATCGCCGATGACCTAAGCGGCGCCTGTGACGCGGGCGCCCTCTTCGCCGGACGCGGCCCTGTCGGGGTCTTCGTGGCGCCCGAGCTGCCCGACGGGCGCTGGCCGGCCGCCGCGGTGGACACCGAGAGCCGCGCGCTCCCGCCTGCCGTCGCCGCTTCGCTCGTACGACGCGCAGTTGACGGCATCGAGGCGCGTCTGGGCGGCGGCCACATCTTCAAGAAGCTCGACTCGACCGTCAGGGGCCCGGTGGCAGCCGAGCTCGACGCCCTGATGGGCGCGTCCGGCGCCACGACCGCGCTCGTCTGCCCCGCCTTCCCGGCCCAGGGGCGCACGGTGCGGGACGGCGTGCTCTCCGTCTTCGGGCAGCCGGCCCACGAGAGCCCCACCGGCAGGGATCCAGACTATCCAGGCCCGACCTCCGACCTCGTCGAGATCCTCTCGAGCACTTCGGGCCGTCCCGTGTCGCTCCTCCCGCTCCCCGTGTCGCTCATCACGCTCAAGGAGGTCCGCGGCCCGCTCGAGGAGCTTGCGCGCGCCCTCGCGATGCGGACCGGCCTCGTGGTGGCAGATGCGGAGGTTGACCAGGACCTCGATGCCCTCGCCCTGGCCGCGATAGACCTCCCCGGAGTTCTGCTCGCCGGCTCGGCCGGCCTCGCCGGCGCCGCTGCTCGCGCGTGGGGCTTCGCCGCGCCCGCCCCGCCCGCGCCCGCTCCTGGTGGCTGGCTCGTCGTCGCTGGCAGTCGACACCCCGCGACGCGCGCCCAGGTGGATGCGCTCGAAGCGTCGGGCTCGGCGGGCGCCCGGCTTGACGCGGCGGGCGAGCCGGACCTGGCCAAGGTCGTGGCCGCGCTCCGCGCCGGCAAACCCGCCTTTCTGTCAATCAACGCCCGCCTCGAAGGCGCGGCGCGGGACATCGCCGGGCGCCTGGCCGGGGCCGTCAAAACGGTGCTCGCGGAGGTCTCGCCTGCCCTGCTCGTCCTCACCGGAGGAGAAACCGCGCACGCTGTCATGCGAGCGCTCGCCGCGCGCCGCCTCGAGCTAAGCGGCGCGCCCTCGAGTGGACTCGCCCTCGGCCGGCTCGTTGTCGACTCGACGTCAACGATTCCGATCCTGACCAAGGCCGGCGGCTTTGGGGCGCC
- a CDS encoding TlpA disulfide reductase family protein: protein MWRLAPRILVFLACAALPAGAAPAVATPAAGMEDPARALDLIKPNREQQAKDFNVAALEGGKLRLADLKGKVVFLNFWATWCPPCMEEMPAMERLWQRYKDQGLVVIALSMDSAGAKVVKPFIEQAKYTYRVALDPKMEIAELYGARSVPSTFIIDRSGTLRAIALGPRDWDGRASFAYFDALLKDGKPRG, encoded by the coding sequence ATGTGGCGTCTCGCCCCCCGCATCCTGGTGTTTCTCGCCTGCGCAGCGCTTCCCGCGGGTGCCGCGCCCGCGGTTGCCACGCCCGCGGCTGGCATGGAAGACCCCGCGCGCGCCCTCGACCTCATCAAGCCGAATCGCGAGCAGCAGGCCAAGGATTTCAATGTCGCCGCGCTCGAAGGCGGCAAGTTGAGGCTCGCCGATCTCAAGGGCAAGGTGGTCTTTCTCAACTTCTGGGCGACCTGGTGCCCGCCGTGCATGGAGGAGATGCCCGCCATGGAGCGCCTCTGGCAGCGCTACAAGGACCAGGGCCTCGTCGTCATCGCGCTCAGCATGGACTCGGCGGGAGCGAAGGTCGTCAAGCCGTTCATCGAGCAGGCGAAATACACCTACCGGGTGGCGCTCGACCCGAAGATGGAGATCGCGGAGCTCTATGGCGCCCGCTCCGTCCCCTCGACCTTCATCATCGATCGGAGCGGGACGCTCCGGGCCATCGCGCTGGGCCCGCGGGACTGGGACGGCCGGGCCTCCTTCGCCTATTTCGACGCCTTATTAAAGGATGGCAAGCCCCGTGGCTGA
- a CDS encoding cytochrome c biogenesis protein CcdA: protein MAESLGVLVAFSAGLFSFLSPCVLPLFPSYLSFVTGMSVDRLASDVTLSERALVMLHSLAFIAGFTVVFVSLGASFSAAGQFLLDYRDWIRIGGGVLIIAFGLLIAGVLKLGPLGRTRQIPIRSKPAGFLGSFAVGLTFAIGWTPCVGPILGAILTLASNEKTVSQGVGLLLAYSAGLGVPFLIFSAGLGVFLRFFKRYRPLIHVVEQAAGVLLVVVGVLVATNYYIVLNSWTISLTPEWLLKRL, encoded by the coding sequence GTGGCTGAGTCGCTGGGGGTGTTGGTCGCTTTCTCCGCCGGGCTCTTTTCCTTTCTCTCGCCCTGCGTGCTGCCGCTCTTTCCGTCCTACCTCTCCTTCGTCACGGGGATGTCCGTGGACCGGCTGGCCTCGGATGTCACGCTTTCCGAGCGCGCCCTCGTGATGCTGCACTCGCTGGCCTTCATCGCGGGCTTCACGGTCGTGTTCGTGAGCCTTGGCGCCTCGTTCAGCGCCGCGGGGCAGTTCCTCCTCGACTATCGCGACTGGATCCGGATCGGCGGGGGCGTGCTGATCATTGCATTCGGCCTCCTGATCGCGGGCGTGCTCAAGTTGGGCCCGCTCGGGCGCACTCGCCAGATCCCTATCCGCAGCAAGCCCGCCGGATTTCTCGGCTCCTTCGCCGTGGGGCTGACCTTCGCGATCGGCTGGACGCCCTGCGTCGGGCCCATCCTGGGGGCGATCCTGACGCTGGCCAGCAACGAGAAGACCGTCAGCCAGGGCGTGGGTCTGCTGCTGGCCTACTCGGCGGGGCTCGGCGTGCCGTTTCTCATCTTCTCGGCGGGGCTCGGCGTCTTCCTGCGCTTCTTCAAGCGCTACCGGCCCCTCATCCACGTGGTGGAGCAGGCGGCGGGCGTGCTGCTCGTGGTGGTCGGCGTGCTGGTCGCCACGAACTACTACATCGTGCTCAACTCGTGGACGATCAGTCTCACGCCCGAGTGGCTTCTCAAGCGTCTCTAG